In the genome of Danio rerio strain Tuebingen ecotype United States chromosome 23, GRCz12tu, whole genome shotgun sequence, one region contains:
- the LOC110438334 gene encoding amphoterin-induced protein 1 translates to MTSTSCMVLILLSVQFSGASCPQGCLCTSDILNCGSLGLDRFPNPLPFTTSVLDLSHNRLTWLAAGSFYGLPRLQTLHMSHNRISLLSPGAFHNITSLRYLDLSSNKLQVVGKYHFQDLQALEVLLMYNNRLTRVESNTLMGLSNLRKVYFSLNQITDFPFFSIRKHSHPSLVTLDLSSNRLFRLPMDDIVLLPVAVQKGLYLHNNSLECDCSLYRMFWHWEQKGYQSVKDYKDNYKCLMYGEPQVSINFMRSLHFFENCTVGKMISLISPKADKVVYEGEQVRLDCTGTLNGEDLSYSWIIPHQENISYLIQNGTLRLNQDGSLDILAAQSVDSGIYQCTAVDNTRMINESREVNLTVVAQHSTEETFNTGYTTLLGCVVTLVLILMYLYLTPCRCGCCKPPPPSPAISSFGENRCNLASIFAAPSTDRLKSKSQSDRHVVFLEPLMAGKNGHPKAAFVVEQPAIEWDTENFTIFRERNDFE, encoded by the coding sequence ATGACCTCGACATCTTGCATGGTTTTGATCCTGCtctcagttcagttttcaggAGCTAGTTGTCCTCAGGGCTGCTTGTGCACATCTGACATACTGAACTGTGGCTCTTTGGGTCTGGATAGATTTCCCAACCCGCTTCCGTTCACAACTTCTGTCCTGGACCTTAGTCATAATAGACTAACATGGCTGGCAGCCGGCAGCTTCTACGGACTCCCAAGGCTGCAGACTTTGCATATGTCTCATAACCGCATCTCCTTGCTTAGCCCAGGAGCTTTCCATAACATTACTAGTCTACGATACCTGGACCTctcttccaacaaattgcaagtAGTGGGGAAGTATCACTTCCAGGATCTGCAAGCCTTGGAGGTGCTCCTGATGTACAACAACCGTCTTACACGTGTGGAGAGCAACACTCTAATGGGTCTAAGCAATCTTAGAAAGGTTTACTTCAGCCTGAACCAAATCACAGACTTCCCGTTCTTCTCGATTCGCAAGCACAGCCACCCCAGTCTGGTAACGCTGGACCTCTCTTCAAACCGCCTGTTTCGCTTGCCAATGGATGACATTGTGCTGTTGCCTGTCGCTGTGCAAAAAGGCCTGTACCTGCACAACAACAGCCTGGAGTGTGATTGCTCTCTATACCGCATGTTTTGGCACTGGGAACAGAAGGGCTACCAAAGTGTGAAAGACTACAAGGATAACTACAAGTGTCTGATGTACGGTGAGCCTCAAGTCTCGATTAATTTCATGCGCTCTTTGCATTTCTTTGAGAATTGCACAGTTGGGAAGATGATATCCCTGATATCCCCGAAGGCTGATAAAGTTGTTTACGAGGGTGAACAAGTGCGGTTGGACTGTACGGGGACACTAAACGGAGAAGACCTGTCCTACAGCTGGATTATTCCTCACCAAGAGAACATCTCGTATCTGATCCAGAACGGGACTCTACGTCTCAATCAAGATGGTAGCTTGGATATTCTTGCCGCCCAGTCTGTAGATTCAGGGATTTACCAGTGTACTGCTGTCGATAACACAAGGATGATCAATGAATCCCGAGAAGTGAACTTAACTGTGGTAGCCCAGCACTCCACAGAGGAGACATTCAACACCGGCTACACCACTCTTTTAGGCTGTGTTGTGACCCTTGTCCTGATATTGATGTATTTGTATTTAACCCCATGCCGTTGTGGTTGCTGCAAACCTCCTCCTCCATCTCCAGCCATCTCATCCTTTGGGGAAAACCGCTGCAATCTGGCCTCTATATTTGCTGCTCCCTCAACCGATCGGCTGAAAAGCAAGTCTCAGTCCGACAGGCACGTAGTGTTCCTTGAGCCACTCATGGCTGGGAAAAATGGCCATCCAAAAGCTGCATTTGTTGTTGAACAGCCAGCAATTGAATGGGACACTGAAAACTTCACGATTTTTAGAGAAAGAAATGACTTCGAGTAG